In the Flavobacterium sp. J372 genome, one interval contains:
- a CDS encoding enoyl-CoA hydratase/isomerase family protein — protein MTTTRQNGSLYTSINNKIATVEFGHPASNSFPAELLQRLTNELTLLSNNHDVNVIVLKSEGEGAFCAGASFDELLAVQDLEQGSKFFSGFANVINAMRNCSKLIVGRIQGKAVGGGVGLAAACDYAMAVEASAVKLSEFAIGIGPFVIAPAVERKMGKAALAEMTLGAHEWKNAYWAQEKGLYAKVFETIAELDKELDIFTQKLASYNPEALSSMKKVLWEGTENWDTLLKERAAISGTLVLSDFTKNALAQFKK, from the coding sequence ATGACAACCACACGCCAAAACGGGTCATTATATACAAGCATCAATAACAAAATAGCAACGGTAGAATTTGGGCATCCGGCATCCAATTCTTTCCCGGCTGAATTACTGCAACGCCTTACAAATGAATTAACCCTTTTGAGTAATAATCATGATGTAAACGTGATTGTATTGAAAAGCGAAGGCGAAGGTGCTTTTTGCGCAGGTGCATCATTTGACGAGTTGCTTGCAGTGCAGGATCTTGAGCAGGGCAGTAAGTTTTTTTCAGGGTTTGCTAATGTTATTAATGCCATGCGCAACTGTTCAAAACTTATTGTGGGCCGTATTCAGGGTAAAGCTGTTGGCGGCGGCGTAGGGCTCGCCGCAGCGTGTGACTATGCCATGGCTGTTGAAGCCAGTGCCGTAAAGCTGTCGGAGTTTGCAATAGGTATCGGCCCGTTTGTTATTGCTCCGGCTGTAGAGCGCAAAATGGGTAAGGCTGCCCTTGCCGAAATGACCCTTGGCGCTCACGAATGGAAAAATGCTTATTGGGCACAGGAGAAAGGCCTCTATGCTAAAGTATTTGAAACCATTGCTGAGCTCGATAAAGAGCTCGATATCTTCACCCAAAAGCTGGCATCGTATAACCCTGAAGCTCTTTCATCAATGAAAAAAGTACTGTGGGAAGGCACCGAAAACTGGGACACGCTATTGAAAGAACGCGCAGCAATTTCCGGTACACTTGTATTGTCAGACTTTACAAAAAACGCACTGGCACAGTTTAAAAAATAA
- a CDS encoding 2OG-Fe(II) oxygenase produces MDDLKLNPGYEQIIDALMADKYAIADSFFSSSEIDALQVSLRRKYESDGFKKSAIGNQANEKVVDAVRGDYILWLDEESADEAEKQFLSKINDFVQYLNRTCYLGIKDKEFHYAVYPEGTFYKRHLDTFQNDSRRKLSMVCYLNDEDWQPEFGGELTIYLKDNGRETEKNIYPLKGRMVIFESQLLEHEVKPVKQQRLSITGWLKSR; encoded by the coding sequence ATGGATGACTTAAAGCTAAACCCCGGATACGAGCAGATTATTGATGCCCTGATGGCCGATAAATATGCCATTGCTGATAGTTTTTTCAGCAGTTCAGAAATTGATGCGCTGCAGGTAAGCCTGCGCAGAAAGTATGAGAGCGACGGGTTTAAAAAATCGGCCATTGGCAACCAGGCTAATGAAAAGGTGGTTGACGCGGTTCGTGGCGATTATATTTTGTGGCTTGATGAAGAAAGTGCCGATGAAGCAGAGAAGCAGTTCCTCAGTAAGATAAATGACTTTGTACAGTACCTGAACCGTACGTGCTACCTGGGTATTAAAGATAAAGAATTCCATTATGCAGTGTACCCCGAGGGAACGTTTTACAAGCGGCACCTGGACACATTTCAAAATGACAGCAGGCGGAAACTATCAATGGTATGCTACCTTAATGATGAAGACTGGCAGCCTGAGTTTGGGGGCGAGCTTACCATTTATCTAAAAGATAATGGCAGGGAAACGGAAAAGAACATTTATCCCTTAAAGGGCAGGATGGTGATTTTTGAGAGCCAGTTGCTGGAGCACGAAGTGAAGCCTGTAAAACAACAGCGCCTGAGCATTACCGGCTGGCTGAAATCCAGATAA
- a CDS encoding 6-carboxytetrahydropterin synthase, with product MSKIRITKQFTFETGHALYGYDGKCKNVHGHSYKLSVTVIGTPIMDTENVKYGMVIDFGDLKKIVRREIVDVFDHATVFNKNTPHVELAAELSDRGHHVILVDYQPTSENMVIDFAAKIKHHLPANIQLYSLRLQETETSYAEWYQSDNL from the coding sequence ATGAGCAAGATACGTATCACCAAGCAGTTTACTTTTGAAACCGGACACGCCCTTTACGGGTATGACGGTAAATGCAAAAACGTTCACGGGCACAGCTACAAGCTATCTGTTACTGTAATTGGCACACCTATAATGGACACAGAAAATGTTAAGTACGGTATGGTGATTGACTTTGGCGACCTGAAGAAAATTGTGCGCCGCGAAATTGTTGATGTATTTGACCATGCCACCGTTTTCAACAAGAACACCCCGCACGTTGAACTTGCTGCCGAACTTAGCGACCGCGGCCATCACGTAATACTTGTAGATTACCAGCCTACAAGCGAAAACATGGTGATAGACTTTGCCGCAAAAATAAAACACCACTTACCGGCAAACATACAGCTTTATTCCCTTCGCCTCCAGGAAACCGAAACCTCTTATGCCGAGTGGTACCAAAGCGATAACTTATAG
- a CDS encoding OmpA family protein, whose amino-acid sequence MKNIYISLGMLLSVMAVSAQNKDTEQADKLYERLEYVEAADAYLKLAEKSEDPYVYRRLADSYYNVFNSKEAVKWYPKAIAGNADAELNYNYAQMLKAEGRYDEANKQMQQFAAKAPNDQRAIIFKRDPDYLPKLRNQEKLFDEKLMDINDPKYSSFGGVLTNDNTLYFTSARNTARKTYGWNEQPYLDIYTATYNANGTFSAPTPVAEVNSKWHDGPVAVTADGNTMYFSSESFKEKKFERDRENNLKKGQVYLYRSVKENGKWGKPVALPFNDKRYSTGNPSISADGKTLYFVSDREGSIGGADIWKVAVMEGNTYGEPQNLGTKVNTEGAENFPFIADDGKLYFTSDGRKGFGAMDIFVIDLAKGGDAMNVGMPVNSPKDDFAFSINQKKGLGFFASNRSGVDQLYTATPVCGVEAIVMVRDAKTGAPLASAKVAILDEKNNVIETRTTGADGKVTYAIDCDRAYTVQASVEGYENNTFPIAKTKGGTVNIDASLNEIAKIVTETEVVLNDVYFEFDKSNITKEGAFELDKLVEALKANPNMVIMVKGHTDSRGSDQYNMNLSNRRAKSAVQYVISRGINKARISGQGYGESQPKVPCGDNCTEEQHAQNRRSEFLIVKK is encoded by the coding sequence ATGAAAAATATCTATATAAGCCTTGGGATGCTGCTATCGGTGATGGCAGTAAGCGCCCAGAACAAGGATACCGAACAAGCTGACAAGCTATATGAGAGGCTGGAATATGTAGAGGCTGCAGACGCCTACCTGAAGCTAGCCGAAAAGAGCGAAGACCCGTATGTATACAGAAGGCTTGCCGACAGCTACTACAACGTATTCAACTCAAAAGAAGCCGTAAAATGGTACCCTAAAGCCATAGCCGGCAATGCAGATGCAGAGCTTAACTACAACTATGCGCAGATGCTTAAGGCAGAGGGCAGGTATGACGAGGCCAACAAGCAGATGCAGCAGTTTGCGGCCAAAGCCCCGAATGACCAGCGTGCCATCATCTTCAAGCGTGACCCTGACTACCTTCCGAAGCTAAGGAACCAGGAGAAGCTATTTGATGAGAAGCTTATGGACATCAATGATCCGAAATACAGCTCATTCGGCGGGGTATTGACCAATGACAACACATTGTACTTCACCAGCGCACGCAACACCGCCCGCAAAACCTACGGGTGGAACGAGCAGCCGTACCTTGACATCTATACAGCCACCTACAATGCCAACGGCACCTTCTCAGCCCCGACCCCTGTGGCCGAGGTGAACAGCAAGTGGCATGACGGCCCTGTGGCCGTAACGGCTGACGGCAACACCATGTACTTCTCAAGCGAAAGCTTCAAGGAAAAGAAGTTTGAGAGAGACAGGGAAAACAACCTCAAGAAAGGCCAGGTATACCTGTACAGGTCAGTAAAAGAAAACGGCAAGTGGGGCAAGCCCGTAGCGCTTCCGTTCAATGACAAGAGGTACTCAACAGGCAACCCTTCGATAAGCGCAGACGGCAAGACGCTGTACTTCGTATCCGACCGTGAAGGCTCGATAGGCGGGGCAGACATCTGGAAGGTAGCCGTAATGGAAGGCAACACCTATGGCGAGCCGCAGAACCTTGGCACCAAGGTAAACACCGAAGGCGCAGAGAACTTCCCGTTCATAGCCGATGACGGCAAGCTGTACTTCACCTCAGACGGAAGAAAAGGTTTCGGCGCTATGGACATCTTCGTGATAGACCTTGCCAAAGGCGGCGATGCAATGAACGTAGGCATGCCGGTAAACTCGCCAAAAGACGACTTCGCCTTCTCGATCAACCAAAAGAAAGGCCTTGGCTTCTTTGCCAGCAACCGCAGCGGGGTAGACCAGCTCTATACAGCAACGCCGGTATGCGGAGTGGAAGCCATCGTGATGGTACGCGATGCCAAGACAGGCGCACCGCTTGCCTCGGCCAAAGTAGCGATACTTGATGAGAAGAACAACGTGATAGAGACACGCACCACAGGCGCAGACGGCAAGGTAACCTATGCCATAGACTGTGACAGGGCCTACACGGTACAGGCATCAGTTGAAGGGTATGAGAACAACACCTTCCCGATAGCCAAGACCAAAGGCGGCACGGTAAATATTGACGCCAGCCTGAACGAGATAGCCAAGATTGTGACCGAGACCGAAGTAGTGCTGAACGATGTATACTTTGAGTTTGACAAGAGCAACATCACCAAAGAAGGCGCCTTTGAGCTTGACAAGCTTGTAGAAGCGCTGAAAGCCAACCCGAACATGGTGATTATGGTAAAAGGCCACACCGACTCACGCGGCAGTGACCAGTACAACATGAACCTGTCAAACCGCAGGGCTAAGAGCGCAGTGCAGTACGTGATATCACGCGGCATCAACAAAGCCAGGATATCAGGCCAGGGATATGGCGAGAGCCAGCCTAAGGTGCCGTGCGGCGACAACTGTACCGAAGAGCAGCACGCACAGAACCGCCGCTCAGAGTTCCTTATCGTGAAGAAATAA
- a CDS encoding type IX secretion system membrane protein PorP/SprF: MKKLYFAALAALGFFAEGYSQQDPHYTQYMYNMNVINPAYAGSKENLAFGLLYRKQWVDIEDSPTTMTFSGHSPVGKNVGLGLSVVNDKIGPVEETNFYGDFSYTLNLGGEHRLALGIKAGLTLHDVGLYTDIGQNNVPDANDPAFSENTNNTYFNVGAGFFYYTENYYVAFSVPNMLKSKHLDITDNGQERQFGSETQHYFLTAGYVFQLNDNIKFKPSGLLKSAFGVSPSFDVSANFLFYERFEIGATYRIDDSFGAMVNYAITPNLRIGYAYDHIVSDLNVTTPSSHEVMLLFDLNFPKKVSRSPRYF; the protein is encoded by the coding sequence ATGAAGAAACTATATTTTGCAGCGTTGGCTGCGTTGGGTTTTTTTGCTGAGGGATATTCGCAGCAGGACCCGCACTACACGCAGTACATGTACAACATGAACGTCATCAACCCGGCCTATGCGGGCTCGAAGGAGAATTTAGCCTTTGGCCTGTTATACCGCAAGCAGTGGGTAGACATAGAAGACTCACCCACCACTATGACCTTTTCGGGCCACAGCCCGGTAGGCAAGAATGTAGGCTTAGGCTTATCGGTAGTAAACGATAAGATAGGCCCGGTGGAGGAGACCAATTTTTACGGCGATTTCAGCTACACGCTGAACCTTGGAGGTGAGCACCGCCTGGCCCTGGGGATCAAGGCAGGCTTAACGCTTCATGATGTAGGCCTGTATACCGATATCGGGCAGAACAACGTACCCGATGCCAATGACCCGGCTTTCAGCGAGAACACCAACAATACCTATTTCAACGTAGGGGCAGGCTTTTTCTATTATACAGAGAATTACTATGTAGCCTTCTCGGTGCCGAACATGCTCAAGAGCAAGCACCTTGACATAACCGACAACGGGCAGGAGAGGCAGTTCGGCTCAGAGACCCAGCACTACTTCTTAACGGCGGGTTATGTATTCCAGTTGAATGACAACATCAAGTTCAAGCCATCAGGATTGCTCAAGTCAGCCTTTGGCGTTTCGCCGAGCTTTGACGTATCGGCCAACTTTTTGTTCTATGAGCGTTTTGAGATAGGGGCCACCTACAGGATAGATGACAGCTTCGGCGCGATGGTAAACTACGCCATCACCCCGAACCTGAGGATAGGTTATGCGTATGACCACATTGTGTCAGACCTGAACGTGACCACGCCATCGTCACACGAGGTGATGCTGCTGTTCGACCTGAACTTCCCGAAGAAAGTATCCCGTTCACCACGTTATTTCTAA